From a single Pseudorasbora parva isolate DD20220531a chromosome 15, ASM2467924v1, whole genome shotgun sequence genomic region:
- the LOC137040940 gene encoding leukocyte elastase inhibitor-like, protein MSRHYLNPTFWLVFVAVSSSPAMEGLSRANSLFALDLYRALSASNAEGNMFFSPLSVSAALAMVYLGARGDTAKEMEKVLSFSSVSDVHSHFESLTSSINSPSAFYILKLANRLYGEKTFSFLPEYLESTLKLYHAELQAVDFIGAAEDSRKLINTWVEEQTENKIKDLLKPEMVKYKPRLVLVNVIYFKNDWMLYFEAKDTQEMPFKINQNESRPVEMMYKEERFPFRSIPEHDLQVLELPYRKYELSMFILLPNETQDGSDPLLKLESELTLDKLLDWTDSDNMSTWIDVKVYLPKFKVEFESSLSDTLHRMGMSSVFGESKADLTGMSSQDGLFISEMVHKAFVNVNEEGTEVAVTGTILVTDGWDVVTASQIFRADHPFIFFIRHNPTNSILFLGRFRGPS, encoded by the exons ATGTCACGTCACTACTTAAACCCGACGTTTTGGCTTGTATTTGTCGCAGTGTCTTCATCCCCAGCTATGGAGGGTCTCAGTCGCGCTAACAGTCTCTTCGCTCTGGATCTCTATCGGGCTCTGAGCGCGAGTAACGCGGAGGGAAACATGTTCTTTTCCCCGCTGAGCGTCAGCGCCGCGCTCGCTATGGTCTACTTGGGAGCCCGAGGAGACACAGCCAAAGAAATGGAGAAG GTTTTGTCCTTCAGTTCTGTCTCTGATGTTCACTCTCATTTTGAGTCCCTCACCTCATCGATCAACAGTCCATCAGCCTTCTACATCCTCAAACTGGCCAACCGCCTCTATGGAGAGAAAACCTTCAGCTTCTTACCC GAGTATCTGGAGTCCACGCTGAAGCTGTACCACGCTGAGCTTCAGGCTGTGGACTTCATTGGAGCGGCTGAGGACTCACGAAAGCTCATTAACACATGGGTGGAGGAGCAGACGGAGA ATAAAATCAAAGATCTTCTCAAGCCAGAAATGGTGAAGTATAAGCCCCGTTTGGTTCTGGTTAATGTCATCTACTTCAAAAATGACTGGATGCTCTACTTTGAAGCCAAAGATACTCAAGAAATGCCCTTTAAGATAAACCAG AATGAGAGCCGGCCTGTGGAAATGATGTACAAGGAGGAAAGGTTCCCCTTCAGAAGCATCCCAGAGCATGATCTGCAGGTGCTGGAGTTGCCTTATAGAAAATATGAGCTCAGCATGTTCATCCTTCTTCCAAACGAAACTCAGGACGGCTCTGATCCTCTTCTGAAG ctGGAGAGTGAGTTGACCCTTGATAAGCTGCTTGACTGGACCGATAGTGATAACATGTCAACGTGGATAGATGTCAAAGTCTATTTGCCAAAGTTCAAGGTGGAGTTTGAGAGCTCCCTATCAGACACACTGCACAGGATGGGTATGAGCTCTGTGTTCGGGGAATCAAAGGCTGATCTGACCGGCATGAGCAGTCAGGATGGCCTCTTCATTTCAGAGATGGTTCACAAGGCCTTTGTGAACGTGAATGAGGAAGGCACTGAGGTGGCAGTCACAGGCACTATACTCGTTACGGATGGCTGGGACGTGGTTACAGCATCCCAGATTTTCAGGGCTGATCACCCCTTCATTTTCTTTATCAGACACAACCCCACTAATAGCATCCTCTTTCTTGGCAGATTCAGAGGCCCATCCTAG